Proteins co-encoded in one Caldivirga sp. genomic window:
- a CDS encoding NAD-dependent epimerase/dehydratase family protein, which produces MSRVIVTGGAGFIGSHLVDRLVKNGYEVTVIDNFSSGDAGNLKESLSTGRVNVVKADLRYWGDWVSEFKGAYAVFHLAANPEVRVSSVEPRSHFDNNLTATFNVAEAARVNDVKYIVFASSSTVYGDAKVLPTPEDHPIMPISVYGATKAAGEIILGTYSRLYGIRVVNLRYANIVGPRSRHGVIYDFYVKLTKNPRELEVLGDGSQRKSYLYIDDAVDATVFLFNKLTNGSLQEQAFNVGNKDWVTVMDIARIVIEELGLRDVNIVTKAMTPDGRGWLGDVKYMLLDTDKLSKLGWSPRYSSADAVRLTIRWLRGNAS; this is translated from the coding sequence ATGAGCAGGGTAATTGTAACTGGTGGAGCCGGCTTCATAGGAAGCCACCTGGTGGATAGGCTTGTTAAGAATGGTTATGAGGTTACTGTTATTGATAACTTCAGTAGTGGTGATGCAGGTAACCTTAAGGAGTCCTTAAGTACAGGTAGGGTTAATGTTGTTAAGGCTGACCTTAGGTATTGGGGGGACTGGGTCAGTGAGTTTAAGGGTGCCTACGCGGTATTCCACTTAGCCGCTAATCCTGAAGTTAGGGTATCTTCAGTGGAGCCTAGGAGCCACTTCGACAATAACCTCACTGCAACCTTTAATGTTGCTGAGGCCGCTAGGGTGAATGACGTTAAGTACATTGTCTTCGCCAGTAGTAGCACAGTGTATGGTGATGCTAAGGTTTTACCAACACCTGAGGATCATCCAATAATGCCCATAAGCGTCTACGGTGCCACTAAGGCAGCTGGGGAAATTATACTAGGTACGTACTCCAGGCTTTACGGTATTAGAGTTGTTAACTTAAGGTACGCCAACATTGTTGGACCCAGGTCAAGGCATGGTGTAATATACGACTTCTACGTTAAACTCACCAAGAACCCTAGGGAACTTGAGGTTCTTGGTGATGGTAGCCAAAGGAAGAGTTACCTATACATTGATGATGCTGTTGATGCAACAGTATTCCTATTCAATAAGCTAACTAACGGTAGCCTCCAGGAGCAGGCATTTAATGTTGGTAATAAGGATTGGGTCACGGTAATGGACATAGCTAGGATAGTTATTGAGGAACTTGGGTTAAGGGACGTTAACATAGTTACTAAGGCCATGACCCCGGATGGTAGAGGTTGGTTAGGTGACGTCAAGTACATGCTTCTTGATACTGATAAGTTAAGTAAATTAGGCTGGTCCCCTAGGTATAGTAGTGCTGATGCGGTTAGGTTAACCATCAGGTGGCTTAGGGGGAATGCCTCCTAA
- a CDS encoding elongation factor 1-beta yields MAQIYYVYRVTPSREDVDYEKLKQAIKGKLEPKYPVKGIEEEEIGFGIKALKIHIVIPESDEYTSDEIENILSQIEDIGGIELEYFTRVSF; encoded by the coding sequence ATGGCTCAAATATACTACGTGTACAGGGTTACCCCAAGTAGGGAGGATGTTGATTACGAGAAGCTTAAGCAAGCTATCAAGGGTAAGCTTGAACCTAAGTACCCTGTTAAGGGTATTGAGGAGGAGGAGATAGGCTTCGGTATTAAGGCGTTAAAGATACACATAGTTATACCGGAGTCCGATGAGTACACTAGTGATGAAATCGAGAATATACTATCCCAGATAGAGGACATTGGGGGTATTGAACTAGAGTACTTCACTAGGGTTAGTTTCTAA
- a CDS encoding zinc finger domain-containing protein — translation MATVSAHSRPRPKLYGPEVYYCTSCGNPIAPFKRATHFLCPNCGKYEIWRCERCRREGNVYKCPVCGFEGP, via the coding sequence ATGGCAACAGTAAGCGCGCACTCTAGGCCAAGGCCGAAGCTTTATGGACCGGAGGTTTACTACTGTACATCATGCGGTAATCCAATTGCACCGTTTAAGAGGGCAACCCACTTCCTATGCCCAAACTGCGGTAAGTATGAGATTTGGAGATGTGAACGCTGCAGGAGGGAGGGTAATGTCTATAAGTGCCCTGTATGCGGCTTTGAGGGTCCTTAA